A single Musa acuminata AAA Group cultivar baxijiao chromosome BXJ2-1, Cavendish_Baxijiao_AAA, whole genome shotgun sequence DNA region contains:
- the LOC135598605 gene encoding inactive leucine-rich repeat receptor-like serine/threonine-protein kinase At1g60630, whose product MEVRPVSPRYDFYLFFLLIVCLPSSFLRASAAVELRTGDFDALLALKSSIDPHDSLPWRQEAVSELCGGWKGVKQCSPDGRVTKLVVEFLNLTGTLLQELLAPLDQLRVLSFKANSLSGAIPDLSPLVNLKSLFLSDNQFSGRIPVTIASLHRLKVIVLSHNLLSGPIPTSLAGLPRLHALLLQDNRLMGEIPPLDQRSLLYLNVSGNNLSGEIPATRSLSRFNRSSFLDNPNLCGDQIGAPCTQKLIFPPPTDSPKSSFDQVNAIPPRLLRTHKKSIRRIIGIVASSVAGAFFLSVCLTVALLLAYKRKRRRVIESRSVGHGSGGRSKPLEEGSSDGGGGGKGGFSWEAEDVGKLVFCGGAGEMYSLEELLRASAETLGRGTVGSTYKAVMESGFIVTVKRLKDASRPPAEEFRRRMEELGRVHHPNLVPFRAYFHAKDERLLVYDYFPNGSLFSLIHGSRPSGSGKPLHWTSCLKIAEDVAAGLLYLHQTNPPTVHADLKPSNVLLGPDFESCLTDYGLIPSLLPASYDDLSAPSPSSSSSSSSAAAAAVFYRAPESRLPNPAFTPLSDVYSFGVLLLELLTGKTAMHDLVEERGADIPRWVRSVRKREKNDFGEDPGPSEEKLTALLDIAVACVAVEAEKRPPTEEVLRMIREARAEVVASSNSSDHSPGRWSDTLQSLPREHGP is encoded by the exons ATGGAAGTGCGACCTGTTTCTCCAAGGTATGATTTttatctcttcttcctcctcatcgtCTGCTTGCCGTCCTCGTTCCTTCGCGCTTCCGCCGCTGTCGAGTTGAGAACCGGCGACTTCGACGCGCTCTTGGCCTTGAAGTCTTCCATTGATCCTCACGACTCCTTGCCGTGGCGCCAAGAAGCCGTCTCTGAGCTCTGCGGCGGGTGGAAGGGGGTGAAGCAGTGCTCTCCTGATGGTAGAGTGACCAAGCTCGTGGTCGAGTTCCTCAACCTCACCGGGACGTTGCTTCAGGAACTCCTCGCTCCTCTCGACCAACTTCGCGTTCTCAGCTTCAAGGCCAATTCTCTTTCCGGTGCCATTCCCGACCTCTCCCCCCTCGTCAACCTCAAATCCCTCTTCCTTAGCGACAATCAGTTCTCCGGCCGGATCCCGGTCACCATAGCCTCTCTTCACCGCCTAAAGGTGATCGTCCTCTCCCACAACCTCCTTTCCGGCCCCATTCCGACGTCCCTGGCCGGCCTACCGCGGCTTCATGCGCTCCTGCTCCAAGACAACCGCCTTATGGGGGAGATCCCGCCGCTCGACCAACGCAGTCTCCTCTACCTCAATGTCTCCGGCAACAACCTCTCTGGTGAGATCCCCGCCACTCGCTCCCTCTCTCGCTTCAACCGCTCCTCTTTCCTCGACAATCCCAACCTCTGCGGGGATCAAATCGGAGCCCCCTGCACCCAGAAGTTGATCTTTCCGCCTCCCACTGACAGTCCAAAATCATCCTTTGACCAAGTAAACGCCATCCCTCCGCGTCTCCTTCGCACCCACAAGAAAAGCATTAGAAGGATCATCGGCATCGTCGCCAGTTCCGTCGCCGGGGCGTTCTTCTTATCAGTTTGCTTGACAGTGGCGTTGCTATTGGCAtacaagagaaagagaagaagagtaATCGAGAGCCGATCCGTCGGACACGGATCAGGCGGCCGCAGCAAGCCCCTCGAAGAAGGCAGCAGCGACGGCGGAGGAGGGGGGAAGGGCGGGTTCTCGTGGGAGGCGGAGGATGTTGGGAAGTTGGTGTTCTGCGGCGGCGCGGGGGAGATGTACAGCCTGGAGGAGCTGCTGCGGGCGTCCGCGGAGACGCTGGGGCGGGGAACGGTGGGGAGTACGTATAAGGCGGTGATGGAGTCAGGGTTCATCGTGACGGTGAAGCGGCTCAAGGACGCGTCCCGCCCGCCCGCCGAGGAGTTCCGACGGCGGATGGAGGAGCTCGGCCGCGTGCACCACCCCAACCTGGTGCCCTTTCGTGCCTACTTCCATGCCAAGGATGAGCGCCTCCTCGTCTACGACTACTTTCCCAACGGCAGCCTCTTCTCCCTCATCCATG GGTCGCGGCCCTCCGGAAGCGGGAAGCCGCTTCATTGGACGTCGTGTTTGAAGATCGCGGAGGACGTCGCCGCCGGCCTCCTCTACCTCCACCAGACTAACCCGCCCACCGTCCACGCCGACCTCAAGCCCTCCAACGTCCTCCTCGGCCCCGACTTCGAGTCCTGCCTCACCGACTACGGCCTCATCCCTTCCCTCCTCCCCGCCTCCTACGACGACCTTTCCgcaccctccccctcctcctcctcctcctcctcctccgccgccgctgccgccgtctTCTACCGCGCCCCCGAGTCCCGCCTCCCCAACCCCGCCTTCACCCCCCTCTCCGACGTCTACAGCTTCGGCGTGCTCCTCCTGGAACTCCTCACCGGAAAGACCGCCATGCACGACCTGGTGGAGGAGCGCGGCGCCGACATCCCCAGGTGGGTCCGCTCCGTGCGAAAGCGGGAGAAGAACGACTTCGGCGAGGACCCCGGGCCGTCCGAGGAGAAGCTCACAGCGCTGCTGGACATCGCAGTCGCGTGCGTGGCAGTCGAGGCGGAGAAACGGCCGCCGACGGAGGAGGTGCTGCGGATGATCAGAGAAGCAAGGGCAGAGGTGGTGGCGTCGTCCAACAGCAGCGACCACTCGCCCGGGAGGTGGTCCGATACGCTGCAGAGCTTGCCGAGGGAGCACGGCCCCTAA
- the LOC103982783 gene encoding tobamovirus multiplication protein 3 codes for MASSSAFLALRSASDWWDEVNNSSLWQDRIFHALSLLFGLISVVALIQLVRIECRVPEFGWTTQKVFHFLNFLVNGVRSLVFVFRRGIQKINPVIIQHILLDLPGLAFFTTYALLVLFWAEIYYQARSVSTDGLRPSFYTINAVVYVIQISLWLVLWWKPVQAMIILSKLFFAGVSFFAALGFLLYGGRLFLMLKRFPVESKGRRKKLQEVGYVTTICFLCFLLRCIMICFNTFDKAADLDVLDHPILNFIYYLFVEILPSALVLFILRKLPPKRGITQYHPIH; via the exons ATGGCCTCCTCGTCGGCCTTTCTTGCGCTCCGGAGCGCCTCCGATTGGTGGGATGAGGTGAACAACTCCAGCCTGTGGCAGGATCGGATCTTCCACGCCCTCTCCCTTCTCTTTGGACTCATCTCCGTCGTCGCCCTC ATTCAATTGGTTAGGATCGAATGTAGAGTACCCGAGTTTGGCTGGACGACGCAGAAGGTCTTCCACTTCTTGAACTTCCTCGTGAATGGGG TTCGGTCTCTCGTCTTTGTGTTTCGTAGGGGCATCCAGAAAATAAACCCCGTG ATAATTCAACATATTCTACTGGATTTGCCTGGTCTTGCATTCTTTACTACATATGCTCTGCTGGTTTTATTTTGGGCTGAAATCTATTATCAG GCACGTTCTGTGTCTACTGATGGGCTTAGGCCAAGCTTCTACACAATTAATGCGGTGGTCTATGTTATTCAG ATCTCTCTTTGGTTAGTTTTGTGGTGGAAGCCAGTCCAAGCTATGATCATTTTATCCAAGTTATTCTTTGCAG GTGTCTCATTCTTTGCTGCCCTTGGTTTTCTTTTATATGGAGGGAG GCTTTTCTTAATGTTGAAGCGCTTCCCTGTTGAATCAAAAGGGCGACGTAAGAAGTTACAGGAG GTTGGCTATGTTACGACCATATGTTTCCTATGTTTCTTGTTGAGATGCATTATG ATTTGCTTCAACACTTTTGACAAAGCTGCAGACCTTGATGTTCTGGATCATCCAATTCTGAACTTCATATACTACCTG TTTGTTGAAATTTTGCCCTCAGCTCTAGTACTTTTCATCTTAAGGAAATTACCGCCTAAACGTGGGATCACTCAATACCATCCAATCCATTGA